CGATATGGTGCTGCCAAACAGATATGAGCTGGAGGAGCTTTTCAGAACGCGAAAGGACTTCCTGCAGATAGACTACGGCACCATTGGAGAGACTATAAGGAGGGCTTGGCTCTATGAGAGGGAGAGGGGTGTGGAGTTCACCTTCAGCAACAGCGTTGAGGACATGCTCTACCTGCTCTACAGGATGGGGAAGCTGCAGGGCAAGCTTGACAGAATCATAATGAAGTACGCTGAATGGGAGAAGAACAAGCTGGCTGAGCTTTACTTCACCATTCTAAAGATTCTGCTGGAGCTTGAGGACAGGATAAACAGGGAAATAAGAGAAGAGGCCTGAATCAAACCCCAAAAGAATTATGAATTTTCCAAAAACCCGAATCAAACCCTTCCAAGCCTCTCAAGAACCCTCTTCTTTTTCTCCACAGCCTTCATCGCTGCTTCATCCACCTTCCTGCGCATTTCCTCGAAGTCGGGCGGTGTTTCCTCCCCAACAACTTTCTTGAGGGGTGTGTATGCCGACTCCCTGAACCTCGGCTTTATCTCCCTAATCTCTCCACCCTCAACGACAAAAGCTCCTTTCCTTCCCTTCTCAACCCAGCCAACCTCCTCAATCCTTACTCCTGCCTCTTTCACAGCACTTTTAACAAGCTCTGCCGTCTCAGCATCACATACAACCATCAAAGAGTCGATTGAGACACCCATGAAGTCAATTTCAAGCTCTTCGAGCATTTTGAGCACCTTCGGATTCACACAGTTCCTGACCTTGTCGTAGTCGAAAATAAGGGCTAAACCTGAAACCTTGGCTATCTCCTCAGCATCCCCCCTTATTCCTCCGTTGGTGACATCGCTCATGGAGTGGATTCTTCTGACGAGGTCGGCTTTGAAAATGGCCCTCACAGCCTTGATAAAGTCAAGGTTGATTGTCTCCTCAACAATCTCGTGCATGCCGAAGTAAATGGCAGTTGTCGCAACAGTCCCTCCTCCAGCCCCCTCAGTCAGCAAAATTACGTCTCCATCCCTCACATTTCTGCGGGGGGTTATGTGCTTTGAAACCCCAACGCAGCCAACTCCGCCCGTCATCCTCTCCCCTATGACCATGTCTCCTCCAATTCTCAGCGTGCTCCCGCTCACCAGCGGAACTTTTACAGCTTCGCAGACTGCTGTTATACCGGCTATGTGGTCGAAAATCTTGCTGACATCTCCATCATCCGCAATGTGGATGTCGGAGAAAACAGCTACAGGCTCAGCGCCCATGACGTAAACATCCCTCATTGCTGCTCTCGTTACGTGAAATCCGGCAATAAAGGGAAACTCGCTCAGCCTCGAATGGATGCCGTCAATTGCAACGGAGATGTAGAAGTCCCCAAACTTCACCACTCCCGCATCATCCAAATCCTTCGAAGAAACAACCGCCCCGGAGTCACCTATAACCTCCGCAATCTTCTCGTGAACGTAGAAGTCTCCCCTACCCCTCGAACCGACTCCAAACTCACCCATAGTGACTCCTGAGCGGTAGTAGTCCAGAAGCCAGTTTGTTTTGCCGTAGGCGTTCTTTACTTCAACGATAACGGCCTCAGCCCATCGCATTGCCCTTTCAAGGCTCCAGTTTTTAATTTCGGCTATTCTCTCCGCCAGGACCTTTTTAACCTCGTCTTCACCCATTTTTTCGAGCATCCTTCTCGCGTAGCCTTCAATGTCCATCGAAGCAATTTTTCCTGAGTGTTAATAAGGTTGACTGAGGCAATCCTTACACTCCAGGAAAACTCACGAAACATTAAATAGCTCAGGAAAGCGTTAACCATTATGGGTGTGCTTAGAGTTGTTAACCTCGGAGTAAAGGTTGGTGAGAAAAAGATACTCAAAAACGTTAATCTCTTCATCAAAGAAGGGGAGACCTTTGTGCTATTCGGCCCAAACGGGTCGGGCAAATCGACCCTTCTCAATGCCTTGATTGGGAACCCGTCGTACAAGGTTACAAGCGGTCGAATCCTGTTCAAAAAGGTGGATATCACAAATTTGCCCACCAACGAGAGGGTAAAGCTTGGAATTGGCATCGCTTTTCAGAATCCACCAAAAATAAGTGGGGTAAAGCTGATTGACGTGCTGAGGTACTGCGCGAGAGTTGGTGGTTACGGAGAGGACAAAATCCTGGAGCTTGCGGAGAAAATGAGGATGACGGACCACCTGTATAGGGAAATCAACATGGGCTTCTCAGGAGGAGAGGTTAAGAGGTCAGAGCTGCTGCAGCTAATGCTGATGAATCCCGACCTGGTTCTTCTCGATGAGCCTGACAGCGGCGTTGACCTTGAGAATGTTGCATTAATCGGTGAGGCAATCAGAACTCTCCTCGAAAGGGATAAGGAAGAGGGGGAGAGGACGAAGTCCGGGATAATCATAACCCATCAGGGACACATTCTGGATTACGTCGATGCTGATTATGCGGCCATTCTTTACAATGGCAGGATTGCCTGCATAGGCGAGCCGAAGGATATTCTGAACCAGATTAGAAACCACGGGTATGAGGGGTGTTTGGCGAAATGTCTGGCGAATATGGAGAACTCGGAGTAGATAAGGAAAGGCTGAAGGAAGTCGGAATTGAGCTTGACAAGTCCAAGAGGTCGGGAGTTTACCTGCAGGAAGACCAGGATGCTAAGACTTTCTCATCCTTCTTCGAAGGTGTGGAAGTGATGAGCATAAAGCAGGCAATGGAGAAGTACGACTGGGTTAAGGACTACTTCTGGAAGATTCTGCGTAAGGATCAGGATGAGTTTACGAGAATGGCCGACACAGAGGACGTCAACGGCTACTTCATCCGCTCTCTGCCAGGAGCAAAAGTTGAAATACCCGTGGAGGCTTGCCTTTACCTGAAAAAGGTTGAGAAGCAGAGAGTCCACAACATTGTGATAGCTGAGGAAGGTTCGGAGCTCAACATCATTTCCGGCTGCACCTCTCATCCCGGCGTGGCGGGAATGCACATCGGTATATCGGAGTTTTTTGTTAAAAAGAACGCAAAGCTCTCCTTCACCATGATACACAGCTGGGATACAACTATAGAGGTGAGGCCAAGAACAGCGATAAAGGTGGAGGAGGGTGGAACCTTCATAAGCAACTACATCCTGCTCAATCCCGTAAAGCTCGTCCAGACCTACCCAACAGCCTATGTGGAGAAAGATGCGACTGCGATATTCAACAGCGTAATTGTTGCTCTTGAGGGCAGCGTCGTCGATTCTGGATCGAGAGCTGTTTTGATGGGTGAAAACAGCAGAGCTGAAATCATATCGAGAACCATAAGCAAAGGCGGGAAGATCATCGCAAGAGGACACATCATCGGAGATGCCCCTGAGGTTAAGGGACATCTCGAGTGCAAGGGTTTGATGCTGTCTGAGAGCGGGCTGATTGACGCAATTCCCGAACTTGAGGCGAGATATCCAAATGTTGAGCTGAGCCATGAAGCTGCCATAGGCAAAATTGCCGAGGAGGGGATATTCTACCTCATGTCGAGGGGGCTTAGCAGAGACGAAGCAATTTCGGCGATAGTCAGGGGATTCATGGAAATAGAGATAAAGGGTCTGCCGGAGGCACTTCAGGAGGCAATAAGGAGAACCATAGAGATGGCGGAGAGGGACTTGCTGTAATCAGAGAGTACAGCCGTCATCATCGCCACGGCTCAGATCCTGCTAGATTCATCACCTATTTTTGGTTGTTAAAGGAGAATTTAAGTTTTTTCTAACTCAAGTTTCAAGCAATTGGAGTATTTCCTGTGTATTATAAACTTTAACAGCACTTTGCTCCTTTAATCTCCTGTCGTTTGACCAAATCGCACAGTTTAATTTTAATGCGAGTGCAAGGAAGGAATGTCGTCGGGGTCAGGAGAAATGTCCTTAGCCTCATAATACTTGTCCTGAAAGTCTTCAAACGGAATTGTTCTTCCAGAAAATTAAAAACGACCTCCAGTTGCAAAAACCCTGAATGTCCCACTTCTGGCAATAAGAGCAGCAAATAATACATTAGCATCTATCACCAGTAACATGCTTCCTGAACCTCTCTGCAATAGATTTGCTGACTTTCTCGCCAAGCTCTAAGGCATCTTTTTCCGGTTAAATTTTGAATTTCCTTTTCAATCATTCTTCTTATCGCTGGCGACCAATCAACACCAAGCTCATCCATCTTCCTCTTTAAGTCTTCGGGGATTTTAATTTTCAATTCGGCATATTTAATACAACTTCCTCATGGATATATTCCTTACTTTATCAGAGTCTTCCTTTGAGAGAAAAGTAGGGACTACAAGCTTCATAAAGCTAACTTTAAAGGAAAATTGAGGAAAAAGCTTGCAGAATCCAAACCGCAAATTACTCTGCATCACCAGACACTATGCAACTTCAGGAGTTTACTACAGAGAAGGTGGAGAAAGAGCTGAGATTGGCAGAACTCTCGAACTGACAAAGAAGGGAGAGGTAGCCGACATTTTTGGAGTTGTGTAGTATCTGACACCATCCCAAACAAAACCAAACACCTTTAAATAACCCACTCCCCACACAAAACCAATGAGGGAAGCAGCAAGACTCTCTCAGATTTCCACGTCGATGATTCGAAGGATGTTCGAAATTGTCGAAAGAGCAAAGAAGGAGGGCAGGGAAATCATCAGCTTAACAATTGGCGAGCCAGACTTTGATACCCCGCAGGAGGTCATTGAGAGGGCATGCAGAGCCATGAATGCCGGCTTCACTCACTACACCTCCAACTTCGGCCTTGAGGAGCTTCGAAGCGCCATTGCAGAGAGGTATGGAGTTGACTCCAGCAATGTGATGGTTACGGCTGGAGGCAGCGAGGCTTTGCTTAACGCATCTCTCGCTTTCATCGAGGAGGGAAGCAAGGTTGTTATCCCCTCACCCAACTTTCTGAGCTACTTCACCTACGCCAAGATGTGTGGGGGCCAAATCGTTCAGCTCAGAACCCACAATAACGGCTTTCTGCCAGACGTCGAGAAGCTGAACGAAATCATTGACAGGAACGTGAGCGTCATTTTCCTAAACTACCCCAACAACCCCACCGGGGCGGTAATTGACGAGAAGGATGCTAGGGCAGTTGTTGAAATCGCCGCTGACAATAAAGCAATTGTAGTGAGCGACGAAATCTACGACCAGATATATTACGACGTCAAACCAACTTCCCTTGCCGGCTACGAAAACGTTGTGTGTGTTAATGGCTTCTCCAAATCCCTCTCCATGACCGGTTGGAGGATTGGTTTCACCATAGCCGATGAAAAGCTGCTCGACCCGATGCTGAAGGTCCATCAGGTTAATGGCGTCTGCGCTCCTGCTTTCGCCCAGAAGGCAGTGGCTGAGGTTATGGCAGAAAGGTTGTTCGACTCCATCGTCTCAAGGATGGTCAAGGAGTTCAGGCAGAGGAGGGATTACCTTTACTCGGAGCTAAGCAAA
The nucleotide sequence above comes from Archaeoglobus fulgidus DSM 4304. Encoded proteins:
- a CDS encoding AIR synthase-related protein, whose product is MDIEGYARRMLEKMGEDEVKKVLAERIAEIKNWSLERAMRWAEAVIVEVKNAYGKTNWLLDYYRSGVTMGEFGVGSRGRGDFYVHEKIAEVIGDSGAVVSSKDLDDAGVVKFGDFYISVAIDGIHSRLSEFPFIAGFHVTRAAMRDVYVMGAEPVAVFSDIHIADDGDVSKIFDHIAGITAVCEAVKVPLVSGSTLRIGGDMVIGERMTGGVGCVGVSKHITPRRNVRDGDVILLTEGAGGGTVATTAIYFGMHEIVEETINLDFIKAVRAIFKADLVRRIHSMSDVTNGGIRGDAEEIAKVSGLALIFDYDKVRNCVNPKVLKMLEELEIDFMGVSIDSLMVVCDAETAELVKSAVKEAGVRIEEVGWVEKGRKGAFVVEGGEIREIKPRFRESAYTPLKKVVGEETPPDFEEMRRKVDEAAMKAVEKKKRVLERLGRV
- a CDS encoding ABC transporter ATP-binding protein yields the protein MGVLRVVNLGVKVGEKKILKNVNLFIKEGETFVLFGPNGSGKSTLLNALIGNPSYKVTSGRILFKKVDITNLPTNERVKLGIGIAFQNPPKISGVKLIDVLRYCARVGGYGEDKILELAEKMRMTDHLYREINMGFSGGEVKRSELLQLMLMNPDLVLLDEPDSGVDLENVALIGEAIRTLLERDKEEGERTKSGIIITHQGHILDYVDADYAAILYNGRIACIGEPKDILNQIRNHGYEGCLAKCLANMENSE
- a CDS encoding SufB/SufD family protein, with protein sequence MSGEYGELGVDKERLKEVGIELDKSKRSGVYLQEDQDAKTFSSFFEGVEVMSIKQAMEKYDWVKDYFWKILRKDQDEFTRMADTEDVNGYFIRSLPGAKVEIPVEACLYLKKVEKQRVHNIVIAEEGSELNIISGCTSHPGVAGMHIGISEFFVKKNAKLSFTMIHSWDTTIEVRPRTAIKVEEGGTFISNYILLNPVKLVQTYPTAYVEKDATAIFNSVIVALEGSVVDSGSRAVLMGENSRAEIISRTISKGGKIIARGHIIGDAPEVKGHLECKGLMLSESGLIDAIPELEARYPNVELSHEAAIGKIAEEGIFYLMSRGLSRDEAISAIVRGFMEIEIKGLPEALQEAIRRTIEMAERDLL
- a CDS encoding pyridoxal phosphate-dependent aminotransferase, translating into MREAARLSQISTSMIRRMFEIVERAKKEGREIISLTIGEPDFDTPQEVIERACRAMNAGFTHYTSNFGLEELRSAIAERYGVDSSNVMVTAGGSEALLNASLAFIEEGSKVVIPSPNFLSYFTYAKMCGGQIVQLRTHNNGFLPDVEKLNEIIDRNVSVIFLNYPNNPTGAVIDEKDARAVVEIAADNKAIVVSDEIYDQIYYDVKPTSLAGYENVVCVNGFSKSLSMTGWRIGFTIADEKLLDPMLKVHQVNGVCAPAFAQKAVAEVMAERLFDSIVSRMVKEFRQRRDYLYSELSKIYDVVKPEGAFYMFVNVNQDCMEYAENLINLGVAVTPGLPFGDGNETYVRISYANSLENLKKAAEIIREYESQRA